The genomic region TAGTCATCTGTTGTGGGGGCTGCCCTGCTGGTCCATTCTTGAGTGTTCCTTTTTTCCTTGTTCTTCGTACCTGTTTGTTGGCACTAGGCACCTAAGAGGGTTTTTTAATGCGGCTGCTGCTGTGGTTCTGCTTTCTTTTTGGGGTGTAGACGCGTGATCtcctttgtttttgttatatGGTTTGCTGCTCTTTTGCCGTAGCAGCCCTCATCTCCATTCATCTGTATCTccaaagaggaagaaaaaatcaaCTGATGAGAACATCGAAGAAGATTTTGGATTTTTGCATTTGTTTGAGTAGATATCACGTACGAGATATATCCAAATGTGTAGAGTAGTTCTAGTTATTATAATTCTATTAACTTAAAACTAAATGAACTCTCTCTTTCAAAAGCAAGGCAAATAGTTCCAAAAGTCTTCTTCATGAAGCCACTTTTAATGTGGAAGAGAGCAGATTCATTCATGAGGCCCAGTTGAAAAGAGATAGGATTGAGTACTGATTGAGAGTTGAACACGATAAAAGAGAAAACTTGAGGATTGGAGGGTTAAGATATTTAGAATTACTAGATGCATTGGTAAGAGTAATTGAATAAATGAGTCTGGTTAGATTTGTATGGGCCTCTGGGGTGATAAAAAAGATAATGActtactttcttcttctttttttcaatcGATCTCTGCACAAtggtaataaaataattgggAGTGACCAATAACAGATAAACCCACATTTATTCCAAACGTGATGCAACCACTCTCTTTTCCATTCTATATAAAGCCCTATGCTCCTTCAATGCTTCCCACACCAAAGCAAAGCCAAGCAAAGCAGAAACAAAGAGAGATGTTTCAGTAGTCTAATGGAACATTTCTGGGGTATATAGGGATGCATACCTAAAGggcgggggggggggggggggggtgtcTTTTGGTTTCAGCTTCAGCATGCTTGGTAGGAAGCCTATGATCTAATCTCTCTGCTAAAAAGGGTTTTAGGGTAAGGGAGGTGACAGAAGAGAGTGAGCACACAGGGTGCTTTCTTGCATGCTTGGCTTTCATGCTTGAAGCTCTGCGTGCTCACTCTCTATCTGTCATccacctctctctctctctctctctctctctctctttgttcGTTCCTTGTGTGTGCATGAGCCTGTTTTAGACCAGCTAGGGATTTCTGTTTATTTTGCATGAATTTACTGTGAACACGCCAAACTTGGACATGTAGTTTGTACTGACTCTTCATTAACTTGCGTACTCGTGGCAAAGGAAAGAAGTCATAACAGTGCTCGTCCTTGCATTTGGCAAGTCACTGTAATGGGCTACAAGGTTCTTGTACTTGGCTTGTACTTTTACAGTATCAAAGCTGAACCATAAGCTCCATCGAAAGACCAAAGCCTAAAAAAGGTCACTGTTTTTGTTCTCATCATTCATCAGTGTACAAGGACAAGACCAGTTAAAGGAATGGTACTTGCACTCCAATTTCTCTTTTCCCATCGTCAGTTTAGGTTTCAGTCTCATAACCCTATATATATAGCTTATAGGGTCCATTTGTGCGTATGAAGTGTAACTAGCTAGATCTAAGCTGGGTTTTTAGCTAGTGAACTAAAGGGGGTATGAAGTATGAAGCTACAtccataacttttttttttttgaagattaaAGAGGATCATTTCATTATATAGAACTATTACTTACAAAAACAGACAATTATCAACTGGTGTTCCTCCAATTAATACTGTCCTAGGATGgcttacaaaagaaaaaaaaaacagcgGTGACAGCAACCTGTTAAACTATACAGATGTGCATTTTGCTTCTTAATCTATTTTTTCGTTGAATTGAAACAGGTATACATCTCTCAGCTTCATTACCTAGCTATGGATGTAGCACATAATCTTCACATAAATGTTGCAgcctatatataaaaattaacttgTTTATGTGAAGATGCAGTTGCACTGTGGTCGGGTTTCCTCAGTTCTGTCAAGTTTTTATTTACATCACACGATGTTTCATCTGATGAATTGAAGAATAGGGTAGCTCGAGTGAATTTCGTATGTCTTCCTCCTCTATTCCTCTTTACTTACTGCGACATATGATATGCGGATAAATGTCTCCTCTCCTTGCTTTGGAACCTGTTCTTCTGTTCATCAGATCTGTAGAGATACGTGCTCAAAGCAGACATGGAGGTCTTAACAGCACAACCAGAATCTACAAGCTAATGATCCATGAACATGAGCTCGGTGTTTCAAAGATGACACAGCCATGGTTCTTAATTTGTTAACTCTTATCTGAAAAACCAACTGGTTCTTGGCTGGTAATAACAGTAAGAAGGCAACGATGGTGTCAGTTCATGAAGCAAAAAGACCTTGAAATCTACCAAAATTAACCAGGGAACTCGACATGTCCAACTTCAGCATAGAGTACATGGAAGTTTGAagaatttttctcaaacttcgTTCTCTCAAGTACTAAGACCAAGGAGAAAGAAGGGTTTCCAtttcttccttcctttcttttacCCTTTAATAATGTATCCTTCCTGCTGGACGGACGCTTGAAATGCTGTAAAGGCGTTTTCTATGTTGAGGATTGATGTATTGTAGAGTTCAATTCTCTATGCGAGGGCACATGATTTTTACTTGGTGTATAGAATACTAGTATTTTCCTTTGCATGCTCAgcagaaaaaaggaaaacaggTAATCTTTTTTCCTTGCAAGTTGTACCATTTTTCGTTATTTTACCCTCTTttatctttgtttttctttggtgGAGCAAATCTAATAAAGTAAAAGTTCCTTATGGTGCGACCCATTGAGATCTCGAGATTGCTATTCTGTGTGGTTAAtgatcatttgaaaatgaacACAAAATTCCTACCAAGCTTGGGATTAATCAAGGGATATAAGGAGAAGGGAAGAGGCCATTCTCAACTCTTTGAGGTACAATTTTTATCTGTCTTACTCGTGATCTTGTTGTATATGCTTGTCACATTTTCAAGCACTGGGAcaatcttaattttttcaatacaAAGCTGTGTTGATGTTCTTGCATGTCTGAACTGTAATTCATCGATCCTTTGCTTCAATGGCTTTCCTTTTCTGAGAAACAAATGAGTTCATCTTCACCGTTTGAACGTTTACATATCAGAATTTGGCGGGTAAGTTTTAAGCAAATGAAATTGTATGATCTTCCATGATTGATACAGGAAGAGAAAATGGTACAACTACGAAGAACACCAAGCTACAAAAATGAATTCACTTCCGATTAAACATAGgcagtattttttttaaaaaaaaagcaaaattatGGCAAACTATCATTAACGTGAAAGCATTAAGATGCCTTTCAATCTATTTGGAAATACATGATATTTAGTGCCGAAGTAGGGATATGCCCCTTGAACCTGTCCTCTGGAAACCAAGAGCTGATTAAGCTTTGAGACTGATCGGCTGCACTTGCTTTTGCCCACTTGTCTACGAGCCTAAAACCAAATTGAGATGCAGCTGAAAGTAGAGACGGCTCGTCAACTCGCCGAAAGATATGACAGAGAATTAGTGCCGGCGCTTCGTCCCTGCCAGCACTTCTGTTAGATGACATCAAATCTCTTGCAGTTGAAAACAAAGGTAAAATAGCTTCAGGAATGTAAGTAACATCTGTTCCTATGATTAAATCAAAGCCTTCAGGATTCAAGGCTTTAATGGCTTCGATATCATCCCTATTTCCCCATTCTAGTCTCTTCGTAATAAGTTTAGTTAAAAATGGTGGTCTAAGGTTTGATGTGATATTTTGGGTCAATAACTCAAGTGCTTTTCTATCTCCGTCAGTGGCAACCACAGTGTTTGCAGATCTGACGGCAACCATTGAGCAGATGCCTCCACAGCCGCACCCCAATTCCAAAACCCTTTTCCCTGCGACAATATTTGGATTTCTTGCAAGGATAGCAGCCATCAAACGAGCTGATTCCCACAACATCAAGCCAGTTGATTTGCACGTGTGTTGGTACTCTTTGGATAGTACTTTGATCTTGAAATTGCGGCAGTCAAGCTCAATGTTAATAACCTGAGGAAAATATAGGAAGAGAACAACTTGATGTCTTTGAAGAAGTAAACATAAAAGCAGAAGCATGCAAGTTGAGATCAGCTAATGAGACAAAAGTCcaagttaaaatttaattcataatttaGAAATATTGAATGCAATGAAGGAAGATACAAGAAGCGGAAGAAGAGCAACAAGGATTACATTTCTTgtccaaattaaaaaaaaaaagaaatggaattatcttagaaataaatataatattcaaTGTTCAATAAGTattcaaatctttacctcatTATCATTAGTAGTTGGAACTCCAAACATTTCGACTGCCATACCTTCAGACATGTCAACCACATCTTCAACAGGCTCCACAACAGCCTTAGTAGGAGCCTCTGAACTAGGGAAAGAGTTTACACAATCTGAATAGCGAAATACAGCTTGGACCCAACGCCTAAAATCACAGGCAATACAATTCCTTCAGGGCAAATGTAAAGTTCTTCCAAGAAATGTGGAGCAACTCAAAAGTTGTAAATCAGAATTAGTTATCATCCCAGAGGGCAAAAAGTTTGTTCTCTTGCTAAGTCATTGATCATTTACCGATTCATCACCAATTCACGTGCTCGATTCTCAACTTGTTTGCAACACAAACCAAGTTCTTCAGCATCAAGTCCTTGTTCTTTAAACAAGCTTGTCAAGAACTCattagaaaaatagaaagcaCGCTGAAAAGGAAAGCGTTAGATCGTAAAACATCTGCCTTACTGAAAGGCAAAAATACTAAGATAAATGCATAACATGAATGGTACATACAGTGCCATCACCCCTGACATAGAAGTTTTCACTGATTTTTTGATCCTTGCCAGAGAACCTTTCCTGTCAACcaaggtatatatatatatggaaaaaTACATATCAGAAGCAGACAAGCCACCATGCTAAGATTCACTAGACATCAAATGGTTAGAGATAggatcaatttaaacaatttagAATCCagtaaaaaagggaaaatataTCCTACAATAAACTTAATAATGTTCTGCTTCAAATACTTGAATAATCAGTGTTCTAAATCAGGATGCTTCTATTGTTCAAATCATGTCATTATACACGAAAGCACTCCAAGTatattaaaggaaaaaaaccaGCTGCAGATCAGTAATCGACTGCAGCATAGATAGTCGTGAATGCATTCCCTTAAAAGTATAAAACAAGAGAGAATTTGCTTAATAGAAGCAAGCAGCTATGTCTTAATGACCATTTACACCTGTAAGCAAGGTGAGCATTACCTTTATACCCATACATGTGCCTGCATAATGAAACACACACCACCAATCCAATTGAACAAAACTGAAATCTAAATTTCCTGGTATTGTAAATATCAGCTAAGGGCAAACAAGcccttaaattttttttttagctcaGCAACAAGACCTTAATTAAAGCACCAAAAAATCAGAACATATATTCTCAGATTATTACAAGAAACTATGAAATCATAACAGAAGTCCAGCACATTAATCTTAATAAAAAAGTGTGCATAGATCAACCTGAGCAAGGTCTCCAACAGCATAGTCTCGAAACAGCACATAACCATTTGGCTggaaaggcaaaaaaaaaaatggaaaaagaagaacGGTACCAAGTTTAGTTTTGTATCAGCAAGGTAGATAAGAAATCCTGATATATTGCTGTGATGCAAATACAGTTATTACTTACCTTGAGAACTTTTTTGATGTTCTGCAAGACTGAAGGCATCTTCTCTGGGGATACTGCAGATAACACAAAAATCTACTTAAAAGGTCAGCCGCTAATGTATAATAAACATCATAAATGAAACACAAACATATGGACaaggagaaaataataatatatcaaaatgATTATTCAAATACCATGGTTACAACATCAACAGAGGCTGGAGAAATCTGTTTGCTAAGGTCATCAGTCGTCAGGTCACAGACAAAAGCACTGACACGAGTCTCAGTGAACTCTTTATGTGCCTACAATAATAAGGGAAACAAATTCATTCATGCTGCAATAACTATTTAAACTAGATCTCTAGATAATAGGTATTCAACCTTCAATTATGAATAATGGAGCAGTAAGAGAACAAGAAACTAAACCTTAACCAAATTAACTGCACGGGGTGAAAAGTCACATGCATGAACAAAAACATCTGGGTAAGTGGCAATCAAAGGGAATACAGCATTTCCAGCTCCACAGCCAACCTGCTTACCAAGATCACTCACattaactctataaatatagCAGCTTTACAAGAGGAGAATTTAAGAATCTTCCCACAAAGGCACTACTTAGCACACACTATAAGGAAAAGTTAGGTCAAATGCTATCACAGTTTATAATGATGTATGAAAGAAAATAGTGACCAAAAATATAAGTGAAATAGTTGACGAAACAAAGATCATGGGACTAATTTATCAACCAAAGTACTAAATGCaagtagaagaagaaaattacAATCTCTAGCTCAACCTACacagataaaaaaataaatatttgccACAAAATTCCCCAGTAACAATAAGGGCATCTCAATTAAAATTACCAGACTAAATTAGAGAAATATAACAAGAACTCATACAGAAGGCAGAAAAGCTAGCACAATTCCACATTTACTCGAACTCAATTAACAAGTTCATGTTCAAATAAGCTGGCAATAACAAACAACCTATTGCTGAATTAAACTCGGAAATAAAGTTGGTAGATACTGATTATGTGAAGGAGGATGTTAGGTGATTTACCTCCAGAATAACTTTTCTTCCACTTCCCTGagtaaatagaaaaaaaaaaaaaagtaaatatggAATCAAAATGTGTTaaagaattataaaatcaaatatatgGATAAGAAAATTCTTATCTATGACTCACAGAGAAATACTGATCCCACTCCTTGTCCAAGTAGTGCCGATCTTTGAAAAACTGAAGCAACAGGAAATGGACAATGTCAAAAAGCAGTAAAAATAATCAGGGTAAAATTCTTGTAGCAGTGATTCTACTGAAGTTGCAAATTTTCTAGAAGTGAGCCAAAAGGAGCTTTGCACACCAACCATAGCTAGTACAAGATTAAACCAAAATTTGTAACATGAGAGTATTGATCTCTGGCATCTGAGCAACTATATCTATCATTGCATTAGACATTACCGACCAGCAACATGTACATTGCCAGTCCAAATTCTGGGGCTTAGTAATGGTAATAGCACATTAAAGTAATAACAAAGTGATAGTAGCGGTTGCTATAGGAGGGGAAAATGACTGAAGAAAACTGCGTGGGGAAACTTACTCTATCTTGATGCCGCCTGTAGAATTGATCCCAATACTTCTTAGCGTCTCTTTCATACTTGTCTGCAAACAGAACGTTTggtttaaaggaaaaaaaaaacaataaaactGCACCTTATCAACTTGATGTAGCCATGAATTGAGAGCAAAACAACTATTATTGAGCACCTCTCCAAAAGGGAGAAACTCCAGGGTTAGTGGTAGGGTATATTTGTATCCTCTGTGACTGTGCCGGTTGTTGCTGCTCCACATTGTTTTGCGTATTGGAAGCCATCATTGGATAAGACTTATCGGTAAAAGCagattaaaaacaaaaaggacgTTACCAAAcatcatgaaaattgaaaagctATGATATATTAGATCGCGTCATGGATTAGCGTCAATGAATAAAACACGAAATTCAGCACACATTTCTGaaacttttccttttccagGACAGCAAATGTCAGCTacccattttttttgttggttcTGATTGAGACTAATATGAAATCCAATTCGCAAATCTTAGAGGCAAAGCAATTAACATAACAATCATGTTTTATTCGATTCACGCATGATCTCGTAATGGAATCCAATATTCAATgcagaattttttatttttttttaaagaaagaaagttatCTACCTGTTTTACTCGGCGTGGATGCAGGAACAGGGGAACAGAGGAGAGAGAAACCAAAGAGTTAGAGACAGagagggtttagggttttcGCTGCTGAAGCTGAAAGCTTGGCGCCTAAAACGCAACGTTTTCGTACgtgttttcactttttcttcaccGTTAGGTCCCCGCGTTTAACCAGATACGATTTCGGTAACTTACGTCTCTCCTCTCCAGATATACTGGGAGGGGGAAATAAGCCTGAACAAATGGTGTTCGTTTCTAATTAGTAAAAACGTGATCCTTGCATTGCTTCTCAAACAGAAATCTGATTGAACTTTAGCAGTTAAAAATGCCCTTTTCTTCATAAATATTGGTTGAGAAATCACTGcatatttttattgtaaatgaaaataatcaagagCACCAGATGAAACTCTAATAACTCCTATTCCTTTCTAAATTTGTGAAACTGTATTGTTAATCTTTCCTCTATAGTACAACACATCTATAATATATTCTGAGAACTTTTTCCAGGCATAATTACAAACAATTAAGGCAAAAATTTGCAAAgggttaaaaataaaagaatggaTAAGTAAAATTAAGTGATGAGCTTCCTAGGATGCATCCCCAAGCTTTTCATCAGTTTGCAAAGTGGGAATGTTGTGCTCCTTCTCATCTGCATTTGCGCTCCCCGTTTCATCAACAGCAGGTTCAACACCATTTTCCACAACAGGCTGAGGCAGGTCACCGTTTTCTGAAGTGGTCTTTTCCTCTGCATCACTAACCCGTTTAGGGGGTTCTTTCAAAGAAGAGATTGTCAACAGGCGACCAACTCCATCATATAAATTCTTTGCATCCAAGATAAGAGCAGCTCCACCAGGGTAACAACGCCCAAAGCATGTTGCACAATGTGGGAAAGCAACCTACAAATGAGGGAAGTTGTCACTACATGAAATCTgtcaaatatgatttataGCTAGAATTTGTAGGTGACAATCGGCCCAATTTTATTAGTAGCACCTCTATAAATGCTCGACAAAGTGAGAGGAAGAGCCCAGACTCATTTTCTCTGAGCATCCGCGTTGCATTGTATCTCAATAGAGAGTCTGAAACAGCCTGCAATCCCTTTATTAATTCTTGAGCAAGAACATTCTTCAAGCTTACTGGGGCACAAGGACGTAGCTCATTCATTGCACCAGAAACACCTGAAATCACCAGAGAGAGATAAGTCAAATCAAAGAAAGTAGCAATTCTCTGGAAAAGAAGCTTTCACttagaaaattcaaggaattgaatgaaaattatcacgataaaataactaattccGCAGACAACTGTCAGGTTATATATAACTTAGCAACCATTTAAAACAGCTAACCTCAGGAAACACCTCAGTTTCTGATGATCCAGTTGTACAAAACCAAAACATGGAACCATCAAAACTTTGACTTACGAACTAAAAATGGTACTCGTTTGCCTTTACACTCAACATGAGGGTATTCTGTAAGAAAATAGCTtgaatttaaaagttaaaatgaCTAATGCAACTTAACTATCACTCCCTTGACAACTCTAGTGTCATTTAGTCCTCTGATAGTTTTATCCAAACCATTTGTTTCCGAACAAACCCACCATCTCAACAAATTTAACGGAAGAAGTAACTTGA from Theobroma cacao cultivar B97-61/B2 chromosome 9, Criollo_cocoa_genome_V2, whole genome shotgun sequence harbors:
- the LOC18588093 gene encoding uncharacterized protein LOC18588093, which encodes MMASNTQNNVEQQQPAQSQRIQIYPTTNPGVSPFWRDKYERDAKKYWDQFYRRHQDRFFKDRHYLDKEWDQYFSGSGRKVILEVGCGAGNAVFPLIATYPDVFVHACDFSPRAVNLVKAHKEFTETRVSAFVCDLTTDDLSKQISPASVDVVTMIFVLSAVSPEKMPSVLQNIKKVLKPNGYVLFRDYAVGDLAQERFSGKDQKISENFYVRGDGTRAFYFSNEFLTSLFKEQGLDAEELGLCCKQVENRARELVMNRRWVQAVFRYSDCVNSFPSSEAPTKAVVEPVEDVVDMSEGMAVEMFGVPTTNDNEVINIELDCRNFKIKVLSKEYQHTCKSTGLMLWESARLMAAILARNPNIVAGKRVLELGCGCGGICSMVAVRSANTVVATDGDRKALELLTQNITSNLRPPFLTKLITKRLEWGNRDDIEAIKALNPEGFDLIIGTDVTYIPEAILPLFSTARDLMSSNRSAGRDEAPALILCHIFRRVDEPSLLSAASQFGFRLVDKWAKASAADQSQSLISSWFPEDRFKGHIPTSALNIMYFQID